The following proteins are co-located in the Dyadobacter chenwenxiniae genome:
- a CDS encoding NAD(P)/FAD-dependent oxidoreductase: protein MQTVDVVVIGAGPAGTVAASYLKKQGYDVTILEKEKFPRFQIGESLLPCCMEHLEESDLLTAIEAKNFQKKTGAAFMRGEKRCEFLFSEQFTKGWTWTWQVKRADFDLTLAEATRAKGVDVNFECEVLKVACGPDIQHIEYRDVNGNIHEIQSRFIIDSSGYGRVLPRLFDLSKPSAFSPRGAIFSHLEDKNRNEETSNNIFVHSFDNNQSWIWAIPFSDGSTSVGIVGDKEKITAMAENGGEAYKNFIREFEDLSGRFKDSELIFEPRHILGYSIGVKKMYGEGFVLSGNSTEFLDPIFSSGVTFATASGLLSAKMVHKHLQGEAVDWENEYEMVVQKGINVFRSYVTGWYSGDFQTIVFTPLIDNDIKKQICSVLAGYVWDHSNPFVKKHDTILATLAKVIRMKEKNVENHGSLLSGS, encoded by the coding sequence ATGCAAACAGTTGATGTTGTGGTCATTGGTGCCGGGCCAGCCGGGACAGTTGCAGCTTCGTATTTAAAAAAACAGGGCTATGATGTCACAATTCTAGAAAAAGAAAAATTTCCCCGGTTCCAGATCGGCGAGAGCCTGCTCCCCTGCTGTATGGAACATTTGGAAGAATCGGATTTGCTGACAGCTATTGAAGCCAAAAACTTCCAAAAGAAGACAGGTGCAGCATTCATGAGAGGCGAAAAAAGATGCGAATTCCTGTTTTCCGAGCAATTTACAAAAGGCTGGACCTGGACATGGCAGGTGAAACGCGCCGATTTTGACCTTACCCTTGCCGAAGCCACTCGCGCAAAGGGCGTAGACGTAAACTTCGAATGCGAAGTACTGAAAGTAGCGTGTGGTCCTGATATTCAACACATTGAATACAGGGATGTCAATGGAAACATTCACGAGATCCAATCCAGATTCATCATAGATTCCAGTGGATATGGACGCGTGCTGCCCCGCTTGTTCGATCTGAGCAAGCCTTCTGCATTTAGTCCACGCGGTGCTATTTTCTCGCATTTGGAGGATAAAAACCGCAATGAAGAGACCAGTAACAACATTTTTGTCCACTCTTTTGACAACAACCAATCGTGGATCTGGGCCATTCCTTTCTCCGATGGTTCCACTTCCGTGGGGATTGTTGGGGACAAAGAAAAAATCACCGCAATGGCAGAAAACGGTGGCGAGGCTTACAAAAATTTCATCCGTGAGTTTGAAGACCTCAGTGGCCGCTTTAAAGATTCAGAACTAATATTCGAGCCGCGGCACATTTTGGGTTATTCCATTGGCGTGAAAAAAATGTACGGCGAAGGATTCGTTCTTTCCGGCAACAGCACCGAATTCCTGGATCCGATCTTTTCATCCGGTGTAACTTTTGCAACCGCATCGGGACTGCTGTCCGCCAAGATGGTGCATAAACATTTGCAAGGCGAAGCAGTGGACTGGGAAAACGAATATGAAATGGTGGTTCAAAAAGGAATCAATGTGTTTAGGAGCTACGTTACAGGATGGTATAGCGGTGATTTCCAGACCATTGTTTTTACCCCGCTAATTGATAATGACATCAAAAAACAAATATGCTCGGTGCTGGCTGGCTACGTCTGGGATCATTCAAATCCTTTTGTAAAAAAACATGATACAATTTTAGCCACGCTGGCAAAAGTGATCAGAATGAAGGAAAAAAACGTAGAAAACCACGGTTCGCTTCTTTCAGGGAGTTAA
- a CDS encoding phytoene desaturase family protein, with the protein MQKEYDFVIVGSGLGGLACANILALEGFSVVVLEKNHQIGGHLQVYSRGKSIFDTGVHYVGSLDEGENLYQFFKYFGIIDKLKMKRMNDDKFDVIRFQDGSEYDYAQGFDHFKNTLIGYFPQETAAIEAYCNKILEICDKFPLYNLRVSGENYQMDGDVVGLNAHDFIASITENERLRNVLAGSNLLYAGVRDKTPFYVHALIMKSYLSGSYKFIDGGSQIAIQMSKAIRARGGEIYKYKKVVSANYNDEGHITEVVLENGETFKGKQFISNVHPSITIDIFGSERFLNVYKNRVQGLENSISTFLVHITFQEKSFEYLNHNIYQHHIDDVWGGIDYDKETWPQTYFICTPYISKTSQYADSMSIMTYMNASETEKWSESFSTVAEPGKRDAEYEAFKREKEAKVLSRLEEVFPGISQKVKAIHSATPLTFRDYIGNKDGSLYGVLKNSASPTRTQINTKTRVPNLHLTGQNISMHGILGVTVSAFVTCFSFVDKEELIQKVKNA; encoded by the coding sequence TTGCAAAAAGAATACGACTTTGTGATTGTAGGGAGCGGGCTTGGCGGCCTGGCTTGCGCAAATATCCTGGCTTTGGAAGGTTTCAGCGTTGTTGTGCTGGAAAAAAACCATCAGATAGGGGGACATTTGCAGGTTTACAGCCGGGGAAAGAGCATTTTTGACACAGGCGTACATTATGTGGGCAGCCTGGACGAAGGCGAAAATCTATATCAGTTTTTTAAATATTTTGGGATAATCGATAAACTCAAAATGAAGCGGATGAATGATGACAAATTTGACGTCATCCGTTTTCAGGACGGCTCGGAATATGATTATGCGCAAGGCTTTGACCATTTCAAAAACACGCTGATCGGATATTTTCCGCAGGAGACAGCAGCCATTGAAGCTTACTGCAATAAGATATTAGAAATTTGCGACAAATTTCCCCTTTACAATCTGAGGGTATCCGGAGAAAACTATCAGATGGATGGAGATGTAGTAGGATTGAACGCACATGACTTCATCGCCTCCATTACTGAGAATGAACGGCTTAGAAATGTGTTAGCGGGATCGAACCTGCTATATGCCGGCGTTCGGGACAAGACACCATTTTACGTGCATGCCCTCATTATGAAAAGCTATCTGTCCGGTTCCTACAAGTTTATTGATGGCGGTTCACAGATTGCGATCCAGATGAGTAAGGCAATCAGGGCGCGCGGCGGTGAGATTTATAAATACAAAAAAGTGGTTTCCGCCAATTACAATGATGAGGGCCACATCACCGAAGTGGTTTTGGAAAACGGGGAGACGTTTAAAGGGAAACAATTTATTTCTAATGTACACCCTTCTATAACCATTGATATCTTCGGGAGCGAAAGGTTTCTTAATGTATATAAAAACAGGGTTCAGGGATTGGAAAATAGCATTTCCACTTTTTTAGTCCATATTACCTTTCAGGAAAAGAGTTTTGAATATTTGAATCATAACATTTATCAGCATCACATTGACGATGTTTGGGGCGGCATCGATTACGATAAGGAAACCTGGCCACAGACCTACTTTATCTGCACACCCTACATTTCAAAAACAAGCCAATATGCTGATTCCATGTCAATTATGACATACATGAATGCTTCTGAGACCGAGAAATGGAGCGAGAGTTTCAGCACAGTTGCGGAACCGGGAAAGCGTGATGCGGAATATGAGGCGTTCAAAAGAGAGAAAGAAGCAAAAGTCCTATCGCGATTAGAGGAAGTTTTCCCTGGAATTTCACAGAAAGTGAAGGCCATTCACAGTGCTACGCCCTTGACATTCAGGGATTACATTGGCAACAAGGACGGCTCGCTGTATGGCGTGCTCAAAAACTCAGCCTCGCCTACAAGGACACAGATCAATACAAAAACACGGGTCCCCAACCTCCATTTGACGGGTCAGAATATTTCAATGCATGGTATTCTCGGCGTGACCGTGAGCGCTTTCGTGACATGCTTTTCATTTGTAGATAAAGAAGAACTCATCCAAAAAGTTAAAAATGCCTAA